The DNA sequence tatatatatatatatatatatatatatatatatatatatatatatatatatatatatatatatatatatatatatatatatatatatatatatatatatatatatatatatatatatatatatatatatatatatatatatatatatatatatatatatatatatatatatatatattggactaTCCTATTTAATTGGGCTATCTAAATTGGACTTATAAATTTGGGCTAATCATTCACCCAATTAAgcttatcaaaattaaaatagatCAAAGTCAAAAATTGATCAAATTTAGTCTTTCCcgaattaaaacataaatatgattaattccgatcaaaatttttttattaaaataaattaaattaatcaaatttataattaagaatataattttaaaaattataatttttgaaggataaaactataattttactttaggatatataataaaaaaattattcttgaaggtaataaatgaaaaaaaaaaaaaaacttttaggcACAAATTagacttcttttttttattttaaggggtaaaaatattttaaaacaaaacctaaTTCTCAGTTCCTACTGCCGCACAAGGCATGCTGTCGCTGCCATGCTCATGGCCTATGGTTGTCGCTTGCACGCACCGCCCCGCCATGAGCCCGGTTGTGCACACGTAATGCCCGATGAGACCTCACCAACGTCATGGTGCGACTGTGCACATGCGTTGCTCGGCGACGCCCACGGTCGCCGCGATACGATTATGCCAATGCTTCCGCCTGACATAGTCGTGAGCCTTTTGCATCTAGTGATGCCGGACGCGGTTAGTAAATGCCGTCACTTGGTGCGATTTGATCTTTCTTCTTCTGatgacaagcatgcatgaaacATTGAACTCGGACATTATTATAGGATACTGACAAGTACTACACTGCTGCTGGTTTAAGCGAAGCCTTTCATCTCTTCCAGGAACGCCTGCATGTGCTCCTTCTCGACGCACTGCGCCATCACCCGAGTCCCCTTTTGCGGCGCCGGCGGCGCCCCGATGATGCCGACCGCCATGATGTCCAAGTACGCGAACGGTATAACGTGGAGGGGCTTGCCCCAGCCGTAGTCGACGTCGAGGAAGCCGAGCCGGGTCCAGTCCGACACGAACAGCGAGTTGTACGTGAAGCTGAGCTCGTAAGGGTCGTCCTTGAAATCCCCGGCAGCCCACTTGGCGAACTCGCCCGGCAGCCTCGACTTGGCGTCCCTGATGATGCTGACGACATCGATGAGCTCGGCCGATGCGATCCTGCCGCTTGGGGCGGTGGCGGTCACCGGGTAGAAGCAGTTGCCGTAGTAGCCATCCTCGGGGGGCAGGAGGACGACCTGGCGCAACAGGTGGCGAGTGTTGGCGAAGAAGCACACGTGCACGTCGACGCCTGGGTCCAGGTTGATGGCGCGCGTGCGGGACTGCCACAGGTTGGCGATGGCGACGTCGAAGGTAGAGCAGCGCTGGCCGGTGAGCTCCAAGTGTCGGGACTTGACGTGATCGATGTGGTCAGGGGATAGGTCGACGGTGGCGTGGAGCAGCTTGAAGGAGGGGAACACGGGCGGGCCACCGGGAGGCAGCTTAGGTGGGTTGGGTATGACCTCCCGGGACCATGCAGGCTCCACGGTGGGCTTCGGCAGGCCACGGGCGATCTCGGCGACGGCGTTGATGAACTGGACGACGCCGAGGCCGTCGGCGATGGTATGGACGGAGATGAGGCCGACCACGAATCCGCCGCCCACGAACTCTGTCACCTGAGGAAGCAGAGGAGTGCAGTGCAGTATTGTTGTAGTATGAGGTCGATCAGACGAACGTAACCATGCATTCTCACTCACTCATCAGCTACCTGCAGCATGAGAGGGAGGTCGAGGGGGTTCAGTCCCGGGCAGGGCTTGGGCAGGAGCGCGTCCTCAGGGATCATGAGCGGGAGATCGAGGTACTTCACGTCCTCCAAGCTGCAGTCCGCCTTGGCCTCGACGAACCAAGCGCCCTCGCCAGTGCAAGCGACACGAACCTCGCCGCCGCCCTCGGGATCGTCCACGAACCGCCCCGCGAAGGGGTAGTACTTCACCAGCGCCTTCGACAGTGCTTCCCTGATGATCCTGGCCGGCTCCCGGCCTTGCCTGAACACGTGTAGCGACCGCA is a window from the Musa acuminata AAA Group cultivar baxijiao chromosome BXJ2-1, Cavendish_Baxijiao_AAA, whole genome shotgun sequence genome containing:
- the LOC103992855 gene encoding acyl transferase 4-like codes for the protein MMSIMEAIELASTKPHYIWTSATAHTAHWQSRLSSTAAAMSFAVTRTSRSLVTPCGVTPTGSLGLSAIDRVPGLRHMVRSLHVFRQGREPARIIREALSKALVKYYPFAGRFVDDPEGGGEVRVACTGEGAWFVEAKADCSLEDVKYLDLPLMIPEDALLPKPCPGLNPLDLPLMLQVTEFVGGGFVVGLISVHTIADGLGVVQFINAVAEIARGLPKPTVEPAWSREVIPNPPKLPPGGPPVFPSFKLLHATVDLSPDHIDHVKSRHLELTGQRCSTFDVAIANLWQSRTRAINLDPGVDVHVCFFANTRHLLRQVVLLPPEDGYYGNCFYPVTATAPSGRIASAELIDVVSIIRDAKSRLPGEFAKWAAGDFKDDPYELSFTYNSLFVSDWTRLGFLDVDYGWGKPLHVIPFAYLDIMAVGIIGAPPAPQKGTRVMAQCVEKEHMQAFLEEMKGFA